A region from the Ctenopharyngodon idella isolate HZGC_01 chromosome 13, HZGC01, whole genome shotgun sequence genome encodes:
- the polh gene encoding DNA polymerase eta isoform X3: MWADDAKKLCPDLEVTRVRESHGKADLTHYREASVEVIEVMSRFAVIERASIDEAYMDLTASVEDRLKHMSVWDITPEQLKTTYVQGFPQTGTDDQSENTVLDKEGQRVGGLLQWLELLSSSSQSVCAELRLAVGALIVEEMRAAVEQHTGFRCSAGISHNKVLAKLACGLNKPNRQTVLPLGSVPQLFSTLPISKIRNLGGKLGTSITETLGVENMGDLTQFTKVQLEQHFGEKTGSWLYDLCRGIEFEPVKPRQLPKSIGCSKNFPGKTCLATKQQVQHWLHQLALELEERLNKDRDMNGRVAKQLTVGVRQAGDDRASSFSRCCALARYDATKMTSDSLAIIKSLNTAGSHQEAWSPALTCLYLSASKFSDIPSSSSGGIASFLCSDASSTQSSTQTPKTQPTPKSPGAIRSLFEKAAEKNKRRLEEASKDEDASPTPVENTSSRCSSQKATGISSFFQRKSLEKNLQVTNSLSDGNGSMTEDESCCAPAEASEPSSSEDLHVCERCGKKVLVWEMPEHTDYHFALDLQKSFSSSVSSDSPVLAGAPQSSRGKSRTKTQSGPQAKRARVQGNTGTLDSFFKKT; this comes from the exons ATGTGGGCAGACGATGCCAAGAAGCTGTGCCCTGATCTAGAGGTGACACGAGTCCGAGAGTCACATGGGAAGGCTGATCTCACCCA TTACAGGGAGGCCAGTGTGGAGGTGATCGAGGTGATGTCACGCTTCGCTGTCATAGAGAGAGCCAGCATCGACGAGGCGTACATGGACCTCACGGCCAGTGTGGAGGACAGACTGAAACACATGAGTGTCTGGGACATCACACCAGAGCAGCTGAAAACAACCTACGTTCAAGGCTTTCCACAGACCGGCACTGATGACCAGAGTGAGAATACGGTGCTAGATAAAG AAGGTCAGCGGGTTGGAGGTCTGCTGCAGTGGCTGGAGCTTCTGTCCTCCAGCTCTCAGTCTGTCTGTGCGGAGCTGCGTCTGGCGGTCGGGGCTCTTATAGTGGAGGAGATGAGGGCCGCCGTGGAGCAACACACTGGGTTCCGCTGCTCCGCCGGGATCTCACACAACAAG gtGTTAGCCAAACTGGCATGTGGTTTGAACAAACCCAATCGCCAAACAGTTTTGCCGCTGGGATCTGTTCCACAACTCTTTAGCACCCTTCCCATCAGTAAAAT TCGTAATCTGGGAGGGAAGCTGGGAACATCCATTACAGAGACTCTGGGGGTGGAAAACATGGGAGATCTCACTCAATTCACCAAGGTCCAGCTGGAGCAGCACTTTGGAGAGAAGACTGG GTCATGGCTGTATGACTTGTGCAGAGGGATTGAGTTTGAGCCGGTGAAGCCTCGACAGCTTCCCAAATCCATCGGCTGCAGCAAAAACTTTCCAGGGAAAACGTGTTTGGCTACAAAACAGCAG GTGCAGCACTGGCTTCATCAGCTCGCCCTTGAATTAGAGGAAAGACTGAACAAAGACAGAGACATG AATGGGAGAGTGGCCAAACAGCTGACCGTGGGCGTCCGGCAGGCTGGAGATGATAGAGCCAGCAGTTTCTCTCGCTGCTGTGCTCTTGCGCGCTATGATGCTACGAAGATGACATCAGACAGCTTGGCTATCATCAAGAGCCTCAATACTGCAGGAAGTCACCAGGAGGCGTG GTCTCCGGCCTTGACTTGCCTTTATTTGTCAGCCAGTAAGTTCAGTGACATACCTTCATCCTCATCAGGAGGAATAGCAAGCTTCCTGTGCAGCGACGCAAGCTCAACGCAGTCCTCTACGCAAACCCCTAAAACACAGCCGACCCCCAAGAGTCCAGGGGCCATCCGGTCTCTGTTCGAGAAAGCAGCTGAAAAGAACAAACGGCGACTGGAGGAAGCTAGTAAAGATGAAGACGCGTCACCCACTCCTGTGGAAAACACATCCAGCCGGTGCAGTTCTCAGAAAGCCACTGGAATCTCTTCCTTCTTCCAAAGAAAGAGCCTGGAGAAAAACCTTCAGGTCACAAACTCGCTCTCTGATGGAAACGGGTCGATGACTGAAGACGAGAGCTGCTGTGCTCCAGCGGAGGCGAGCGAGCCGAGCTCCTCCGAGGATCTTCATGTCTGTGAACGCTGCGGGAAGAAGGTGCTGGTCTGGGAAATGCCTGAGCATACGGATTATCACTTCGCTCTGGACTTGCAGAAATCATTCAGTTCCTCGGTCTCCAGTGACAGTCCAGTTCTGGCCGGAGCTCCTCAGTCGTCCCGCGGGAAGAGCAGAACGAAGACTCAGAGCGGCCCGCAGGCCAAGAGAGCCAGAGTGCAGGGAAACACCGGCACATTGGACTCCTTCTTTAAAAAGACATGA
- the polh gene encoding DNA polymerase eta isoform X2, protein MDFGKERVVALVDMDCFYVQVEQRINPELKNKPCVVAQYKTWKGGGIIAVSYEARAHGVTRNMWADDAKKLCPDLEVTRVRESHGKADLTHYREASVEVIEVMSRFAVIERASIDEAYMDLTASVEDRLKHMSVWDITPEQLKTTYVQGFPQTGTDDQSENTVLDKGQRVGGLLQWLELLSSSSQSVCAELRLAVGALIVEEMRAAVEQHTGFRCSAGISHNKVLAKLACGLNKPNRQTVLPLGSVPQLFSTLPISKIRNLGGKLGTSITETLGVENMGDLTQFTKVQLEQHFGEKTGSWLYDLCRGIEFEPVKPRQLPKSIGCSKNFPGKTCLATKQQVQHWLHQLALELEERLNKDRDMNGRVAKQLTVGVRQAGDDRASSFSRCCALARYDATKMTSDSLAIIKSLNTAGSHQEAWSPALTCLYLSASKFSDIPSSSSGGIASFLCSDASSTQSSTQTPKTQPTPKSPGAIRSLFEKAAEKNKRRLEEASKDEDASPTPVENTSSRCSSQKATGISSFFQRKSLEKNLQVTNSLSDGNGSMTEDESCCAPAEASEPSSSEDLHVCERCGKKVLVWEMPEHTDYHFALDLQKSFSSSVSSDSPVLAGAPQSSRGKSRTKTQSGPQAKRARVQGNTGTLDSFFKKT, encoded by the exons ATGGATTTTGGGAAGGAAAGAGTGGTCGCGCTGGTGGACATGGATTGTTTCTATGTGCAAGTGGAGCAAAGAATCAATCCCGAACTCAAGAACAAGCCCTGCGTTGTTGCTCAATACAAGACATGGAAAGGCGGAGG CATTATAGCAGTGAGTTATGAAGCCAGGGCACACGGGGTCACCAGGAATATGTGGGCAGACGATGCCAAGAAGCTGTGCCCTGATCTAGAGGTGACACGAGTCCGAGAGTCACATGGGAAGGCTGATCTCACCCA TTACAGGGAGGCCAGTGTGGAGGTGATCGAGGTGATGTCACGCTTCGCTGTCATAGAGAGAGCCAGCATCGACGAGGCGTACATGGACCTCACGGCCAGTGTGGAGGACAGACTGAAACACATGAGTGTCTGGGACATCACACCAGAGCAGCTGAAAACAACCTACGTTCAAGGCTTTCCACAGACCGGCACTGATGACCAGAGTGAGAATACGGTGCTAGATAAAG GTCAGCGGGTTGGAGGTCTGCTGCAGTGGCTGGAGCTTCTGTCCTCCAGCTCTCAGTCTGTCTGTGCGGAGCTGCGTCTGGCGGTCGGGGCTCTTATAGTGGAGGAGATGAGGGCCGCCGTGGAGCAACACACTGGGTTCCGCTGCTCCGCCGGGATCTCACACAACAAG gtGTTAGCCAAACTGGCATGTGGTTTGAACAAACCCAATCGCCAAACAGTTTTGCCGCTGGGATCTGTTCCACAACTCTTTAGCACCCTTCCCATCAGTAAAAT TCGTAATCTGGGAGGGAAGCTGGGAACATCCATTACAGAGACTCTGGGGGTGGAAAACATGGGAGATCTCACTCAATTCACCAAGGTCCAGCTGGAGCAGCACTTTGGAGAGAAGACTGG GTCATGGCTGTATGACTTGTGCAGAGGGATTGAGTTTGAGCCGGTGAAGCCTCGACAGCTTCCCAAATCCATCGGCTGCAGCAAAAACTTTCCAGGGAAAACGTGTTTGGCTACAAAACAGCAG GTGCAGCACTGGCTTCATCAGCTCGCCCTTGAATTAGAGGAAAGACTGAACAAAGACAGAGACATG AATGGGAGAGTGGCCAAACAGCTGACCGTGGGCGTCCGGCAGGCTGGAGATGATAGAGCCAGCAGTTTCTCTCGCTGCTGTGCTCTTGCGCGCTATGATGCTACGAAGATGACATCAGACAGCTTGGCTATCATCAAGAGCCTCAATACTGCAGGAAGTCACCAGGAGGCGTG GTCTCCGGCCTTGACTTGCCTTTATTTGTCAGCCAGTAAGTTCAGTGACATACCTTCATCCTCATCAGGAGGAATAGCAAGCTTCCTGTGCAGCGACGCAAGCTCAACGCAGTCCTCTACGCAAACCCCTAAAACACAGCCGACCCCCAAGAGTCCAGGGGCCATCCGGTCTCTGTTCGAGAAAGCAGCTGAAAAGAACAAACGGCGACTGGAGGAAGCTAGTAAAGATGAAGACGCGTCACCCACTCCTGTGGAAAACACATCCAGCCGGTGCAGTTCTCAGAAAGCCACTGGAATCTCTTCCTTCTTCCAAAGAAAGAGCCTGGAGAAAAACCTTCAGGTCACAAACTCGCTCTCTGATGGAAACGGGTCGATGACTGAAGACGAGAGCTGCTGTGCTCCAGCGGAGGCGAGCGAGCCGAGCTCCTCCGAGGATCTTCATGTCTGTGAACGCTGCGGGAAGAAGGTGCTGGTCTGGGAAATGCCTGAGCATACGGATTATCACTTCGCTCTGGACTTGCAGAAATCATTCAGTTCCTCGGTCTCCAGTGACAGTCCAGTTCTGGCCGGAGCTCCTCAGTCGTCCCGCGGGAAGAGCAGAACGAAGACTCAGAGCGGCCCGCAGGCCAAGAGAGCCAGAGTGCAGGGAAACACCGGCACATTGGACTCCTTCTTTAAAAAGACATGA
- the polh gene encoding DNA polymerase eta isoform X1, translating into MDFGKERVVALVDMDCFYVQVEQRINPELKNKPCVVAQYKTWKGGGIIAVSYEARAHGVTRNMWADDAKKLCPDLEVTRVRESHGKADLTHYREASVEVIEVMSRFAVIERASIDEAYMDLTASVEDRLKHMSVWDITPEQLKTTYVQGFPQTGTDDQSENTVLDKEGQRVGGLLQWLELLSSSSQSVCAELRLAVGALIVEEMRAAVEQHTGFRCSAGISHNKVLAKLACGLNKPNRQTVLPLGSVPQLFSTLPISKIRNLGGKLGTSITETLGVENMGDLTQFTKVQLEQHFGEKTGSWLYDLCRGIEFEPVKPRQLPKSIGCSKNFPGKTCLATKQQVQHWLHQLALELEERLNKDRDMNGRVAKQLTVGVRQAGDDRASSFSRCCALARYDATKMTSDSLAIIKSLNTAGSHQEAWSPALTCLYLSASKFSDIPSSSSGGIASFLCSDASSTQSSTQTPKTQPTPKSPGAIRSLFEKAAEKNKRRLEEASKDEDASPTPVENTSSRCSSQKATGISSFFQRKSLEKNLQVTNSLSDGNGSMTEDESCCAPAEASEPSSSEDLHVCERCGKKVLVWEMPEHTDYHFALDLQKSFSSSVSSDSPVLAGAPQSSRGKSRTKTQSGPQAKRARVQGNTGTLDSFFKKT; encoded by the exons ATGGATTTTGGGAAGGAAAGAGTGGTCGCGCTGGTGGACATGGATTGTTTCTATGTGCAAGTGGAGCAAAGAATCAATCCCGAACTCAAGAACAAGCCCTGCGTTGTTGCTCAATACAAGACATGGAAAGGCGGAGG CATTATAGCAGTGAGTTATGAAGCCAGGGCACACGGGGTCACCAGGAATATGTGGGCAGACGATGCCAAGAAGCTGTGCCCTGATCTAGAGGTGACACGAGTCCGAGAGTCACATGGGAAGGCTGATCTCACCCA TTACAGGGAGGCCAGTGTGGAGGTGATCGAGGTGATGTCACGCTTCGCTGTCATAGAGAGAGCCAGCATCGACGAGGCGTACATGGACCTCACGGCCAGTGTGGAGGACAGACTGAAACACATGAGTGTCTGGGACATCACACCAGAGCAGCTGAAAACAACCTACGTTCAAGGCTTTCCACAGACCGGCACTGATGACCAGAGTGAGAATACGGTGCTAGATAAAG AAGGTCAGCGGGTTGGAGGTCTGCTGCAGTGGCTGGAGCTTCTGTCCTCCAGCTCTCAGTCTGTCTGTGCGGAGCTGCGTCTGGCGGTCGGGGCTCTTATAGTGGAGGAGATGAGGGCCGCCGTGGAGCAACACACTGGGTTCCGCTGCTCCGCCGGGATCTCACACAACAAG gtGTTAGCCAAACTGGCATGTGGTTTGAACAAACCCAATCGCCAAACAGTTTTGCCGCTGGGATCTGTTCCACAACTCTTTAGCACCCTTCCCATCAGTAAAAT TCGTAATCTGGGAGGGAAGCTGGGAACATCCATTACAGAGACTCTGGGGGTGGAAAACATGGGAGATCTCACTCAATTCACCAAGGTCCAGCTGGAGCAGCACTTTGGAGAGAAGACTGG GTCATGGCTGTATGACTTGTGCAGAGGGATTGAGTTTGAGCCGGTGAAGCCTCGACAGCTTCCCAAATCCATCGGCTGCAGCAAAAACTTTCCAGGGAAAACGTGTTTGGCTACAAAACAGCAG GTGCAGCACTGGCTTCATCAGCTCGCCCTTGAATTAGAGGAAAGACTGAACAAAGACAGAGACATG AATGGGAGAGTGGCCAAACAGCTGACCGTGGGCGTCCGGCAGGCTGGAGATGATAGAGCCAGCAGTTTCTCTCGCTGCTGTGCTCTTGCGCGCTATGATGCTACGAAGATGACATCAGACAGCTTGGCTATCATCAAGAGCCTCAATACTGCAGGAAGTCACCAGGAGGCGTG GTCTCCGGCCTTGACTTGCCTTTATTTGTCAGCCAGTAAGTTCAGTGACATACCTTCATCCTCATCAGGAGGAATAGCAAGCTTCCTGTGCAGCGACGCAAGCTCAACGCAGTCCTCTACGCAAACCCCTAAAACACAGCCGACCCCCAAGAGTCCAGGGGCCATCCGGTCTCTGTTCGAGAAAGCAGCTGAAAAGAACAAACGGCGACTGGAGGAAGCTAGTAAAGATGAAGACGCGTCACCCACTCCTGTGGAAAACACATCCAGCCGGTGCAGTTCTCAGAAAGCCACTGGAATCTCTTCCTTCTTCCAAAGAAAGAGCCTGGAGAAAAACCTTCAGGTCACAAACTCGCTCTCTGATGGAAACGGGTCGATGACTGAAGACGAGAGCTGCTGTGCTCCAGCGGAGGCGAGCGAGCCGAGCTCCTCCGAGGATCTTCATGTCTGTGAACGCTGCGGGAAGAAGGTGCTGGTCTGGGAAATGCCTGAGCATACGGATTATCACTTCGCTCTGGACTTGCAGAAATCATTCAGTTCCTCGGTCTCCAGTGACAGTCCAGTTCTGGCCGGAGCTCCTCAGTCGTCCCGCGGGAAGAGCAGAACGAAGACTCAGAGCGGCCCGCAGGCCAAGAGAGCCAGAGTGCAGGGAAACACCGGCACATTGGACTCCTTCTTTAAAAAGACATGA